One genomic window of Pseudomonas chlororaphis subsp. piscium includes the following:
- a CDS encoding glycosyltransferase family 4 protein yields MRVLHFYKTYLPDSIGGTEQVIFQLCESGAHYGIDGQVLTLSADPSPGAQKVGQHEVHQAKLDFQFASTGFSYSVFKQFREMAAEADVVNYHFPWPFMDLVHFMSGMNKPCVATYHSDIIRQRHLLKLYRPLMNRFLNSVDRIVAASPNYLHTSDVLQQFPDKTRVIPYGLNKAGYPQPDSERMTHWRQRLGERFFLFVGVMRYYKGLHILLDALKDVDYPVVIVGAGPLEAELHAQAAALGLRNLHFLGRLGDEDKVALLQLSYAIVFPSHLRSEAFGISLLEGAMYGKPMISSEIGTGTSYINIHGETGLVVPPSDPLAFRTAMRQLWDNPEQAAQMGLKAEARYRQLFTADEMGRRWSELYQELLEEKALSYA; encoded by the coding sequence ATGCGGGTCTTACACTTCTACAAAACATACCTGCCCGACTCGATCGGCGGCACCGAACAGGTCATCTTCCAGCTCTGCGAAAGCGGTGCCCACTACGGTATCGATGGCCAGGTTCTGACGCTGAGCGCCGATCCCTCGCCCGGCGCGCAGAAGGTGGGTCAGCATGAGGTGCATCAGGCAAAGCTGGATTTCCAGTTCGCCTCCACCGGTTTCTCCTACAGCGTGTTCAAGCAGTTTCGCGAAATGGCCGCCGAAGCCGACGTGGTCAACTACCACTTCCCCTGGCCGTTCATGGACCTGGTGCATTTCATGAGTGGCATGAACAAGCCCTGCGTGGCCACCTACCACTCCGACATCATCCGCCAGCGCCACCTGCTCAAGCTGTACCGGCCGTTGATGAACCGCTTCCTGAACAGCGTCGACCGGATCGTCGCCGCGTCGCCGAACTACCTGCACACCAGTGATGTTCTGCAACAATTCCCGGACAAGACCCGGGTCATCCCCTACGGCCTGAACAAGGCCGGTTATCCACAGCCCGATAGCGAACGCATGACCCACTGGCGCCAGCGCCTGGGCGAGCGTTTTTTCCTGTTCGTCGGGGTGATGCGTTACTACAAGGGCCTGCACATCCTGCTCGATGCCCTCAAGGACGTGGACTACCCGGTGGTGATCGTCGGTGCTGGCCCACTCGAGGCCGAACTGCATGCCCAGGCCGCGGCCCTGGGCCTGCGCAACTTGCATTTCCTCGGCCGCCTGGGGGATGAAGACAAGGTGGCCTTGTTGCAACTGAGCTACGCCATCGTCTTCCCCTCGCACCTGCGCTCCGAGGCCTTTGGCATCTCGTTGCTCGAAGGCGCGATGTACGGCAAACCGATGATCTCCAGCGAGATCGGGACCGGCACCAGCTACATCAATATCCATGGCGAAACCGGCCTGGTGGTGCCACCCAGCGATCCCCTGGCCTTCCGCACCGCCATGCGCCAGCTCTGGGACAACCCGGAACAGGCCGCACAGATGGGCCTCAAGGCCGAAGCCCGTTACCGGCAGCTGTTCACCGCCGACGAGATGGGCCGCAGATGGAGCGAGCTGTACCAGGAGCTGCTGGAGGAAAAAGCCCTGTCCTACGCCTGA
- a CDS encoding pyridoxamine 5'-phosphate oxidase family protein yields MNTESPWHAGETRLQAQAGVAERMDVVGRKVIRSEMPDQHRQFYQQLPFMLLGAVDNRGNPWASVLEGAVGFAHSPTPGLLQLDSLPAAEDPAQLTPGAAVGLLGIELHTRRRNRLNGRIVELDDSGFALGVEQSFGNCPRYIQLRQFESVPLAAHRPVQRLNALDEAARAMIRGADTFFVASYVEVEGRLWVDVSHRGGPAGFVRVEGNRLSIPDFAGNLHFNTLGNLLLNPRAGLLFIDFSRGDLLQLSGRTEVVLDDPRIASFSGAERLWRFEVEQLVRRPAALALRWRLTDQT; encoded by the coding sequence ATGAACACCGAATCCCCCTGGCATGCAGGCGAAACCCGCCTGCAAGCCCAGGCTGGCGTGGCCGAGCGCATGGACGTCGTCGGGCGCAAGGTCATCCGCAGCGAGATGCCCGACCAGCACCGGCAGTTTTATCAACAGCTGCCGTTCATGCTGCTCGGGGCTGTGGATAACCGGGGCAACCCCTGGGCCAGCGTGCTCGAAGGGGCTGTCGGTTTCGCTCACTCGCCAACCCCTGGGTTGCTGCAGCTCGACAGCCTGCCAGCCGCCGAAGACCCTGCCCAGCTGACGCCGGGCGCGGCCGTCGGCCTGCTGGGCATCGAACTGCACACCCGGCGGCGCAACCGCCTCAACGGTCGGATCGTCGAGCTGGACGACAGCGGTTTTGCCCTGGGCGTCGAGCAGTCCTTCGGCAACTGCCCGCGCTACATCCAGCTGCGTCAGTTCGAGTCGGTGCCGCTGGCCGCGCACCGGCCGGTGCAGCGCCTGAACGCGCTGGATGAAGCGGCGAGGGCGATGATCCGGGGCGCCGATACGTTTTTTGTCGCCAGTTACGTGGAGGTCGAGGGACGGCTCTGGGTCGATGTTTCCCACCGCGGCGGCCCGGCCGGCTTCGTACGGGTCGAGGGCAACCGCCTGAGCATTCCGGATTTCGCCGGCAACCTGCACTTCAACACCCTGGGCAACCTGCTGCTCAACCCCCGCGCCGGCCTGCTGTTCATCGACTTCAGCCGTGGCGACCTGCTGCAGCTCAGCGGGCGCACTGAAGTCGTGCTCGACGACCCGCGGATCGCAAGCTTCTCGGGCGCCGAGCGCCTGTGGCGCTTCGAGGTCGAACAACTGGTGCGCCGGCCCGCGGCGCTGGCCTTGCGCTGGCGCCTGACGGATCAGACGTAG
- a CDS encoding glycosyltransferase family 4 protein — protein sequence MRIALNARILQSPRTGIGHYVAELASALVTEQGLELSLFHGWGWSPELPAAAMPGYSQVAPWLRRVPGAYQARRWLEQRRFDQGSHAAIDLYHEPSLWPLEFDGPTVMTLHDLTHLHYPSTQPPARLKEIERRLGTGVEQARLILTDSQFIADEAQDYFGLPRDRFVVAPLGVAPRFHPRGHAELEHNLAVHGLQPQGYFLCVGTLEPRKNLSLALQAHAQLPETLRQRYPLLIVGMAGWEQGQFSDTLQKALASGHVRLLGYLPDEQLAQLVAGARALVFPSRYEGFGLPVLEAMASGTPVVLARCAAMPEVAGAAGNYVDPDDVDGLRHAMLRLIEDDSHWQACREAGLEQATLFSWGRCARITAHAYRQAMGG from the coding sequence ATGCGGATAGCCCTTAACGCGCGCATTCTCCAGTCGCCCCGCACCGGTATCGGCCATTACGTAGCGGAACTGGCCTCGGCCCTGGTCACCGAACAGGGGCTGGAGCTGTCGCTGTTCCATGGCTGGGGCTGGAGCCCCGAACTGCCGGCGGCGGCCATGCCGGGTTATTCCCAAGTGGCCCCCTGGCTGCGGCGGGTCCCCGGGGCCTACCAGGCCCGGCGCTGGCTGGAGCAGCGACGTTTCGACCAGGGGTCGCACGCAGCGATCGACCTCTACCACGAACCCAGCCTGTGGCCGCTGGAGTTCGACGGCCCGACCGTGATGACCCTGCATGACCTGACTCACCTGCATTACCCCTCGACTCAGCCGCCGGCACGCTTGAAGGAAATCGAGCGGCGCCTTGGCACAGGCGTGGAACAGGCGCGGCTGATCCTGACGGACTCGCAGTTCATCGCCGATGAAGCCCAGGATTATTTCGGCCTGCCGCGCGATCGCTTTGTCGTGGCGCCACTGGGCGTCGCCCCGCGCTTCCATCCACGCGGGCACGCCGAGCTGGAACACAACCTCGCAGTCCATGGCTTGCAGCCTCAAGGCTACTTCCTCTGCGTCGGCACCCTGGAGCCGCGCAAGAACCTGTCCCTGGCCTTGCAGGCCCACGCGCAGTTGCCGGAAACCCTGCGCCAGCGTTATCCGTTGCTGATTGTCGGCATGGCGGGTTGGGAACAAGGCCAATTCAGCGACACCCTGCAAAAGGCCCTGGCCAGCGGCCATGTGCGCCTGCTGGGCTACCTGCCGGACGAACAGCTGGCACAGCTGGTCGCCGGGGCCAGGGCCCTGGTTTTTCCTTCGCGTTACGAGGGCTTTGGTCTTCCGGTCCTGGAGGCCATGGCCAGCGGTACGCCGGTGGTACTGGCGCGATGTGCGGCAATGCCCGAAGTCGCGGGTGCGGCCGGCAACTATGTCGACCCCGACGATGTGGACGGCTTGCGCCACGCCATGCTGCGCCTGATCGAAGACGACAGCCATTGGCAGGCGTGCCGCGAAGCGGGATTGGAACAGGCAACACTTTTTTCCTGGGGGCGCTGCGCACGGATCACCGCGCATGCCTACCGTCAGGCCATGGGAGGCTGA